CTGGGTTCGTTTTTCTGATTTTTCTTGGTTGACTTGTGTGATGTATCCTCGGACGTCCGAATGTCGTAAAACACATCTAAAGATCGTAATAAACTTCTAGGAAGTAGTATGTGATAGAAAAAAAAGGGGTCGTCGAACTTAGTTGATGTATTATTATAAATTGATGGAAAAAGTATAGTACATGGATGTAAGAAGGAACTTTAAGAAAGCATGCATATCTTAGCAATTAATGACGTTGATAATGATAATACCAATAATGATAGTAGATATGATGCCCAATGATGAATGGTATACGGTGTGGTCACGAAGTGACCGTTAACACCGAGAATGATGAATGGTATGCGGTGTGGGCACGAAGTAGCCGTTAACACCGGGGATGATGAAAAGAATGCGGTATGGTCACTAAGTGGCTATTAACATCGGGAATTATGAAATAAAAGCATGATAACCATAATTAAAAAGACAAAGGTTAATAAGACGTAAGCATGATGGCATGAAGTAACATATAACGAAGTGAAAAGCGTATAAAATTAACGAATGTGTAATAAGTAAGAGAATGAAAGTCATTGAAATATGTTAGGCATATTAGCATATTTCCTAAACTATGTTGTAGAATATTTCTTAAGGCAAATCCAATAGTTTCGTTAAGTTTCCGAAATGCAACCTATGATAATTAGGATCCTCTAAATGTTAACCGGGCCATGTCGAAATGTTTCGAAGTAATAACGTATATGATTGGAAGGCTGTGAATGAAGTTCTAGTTGGGTTTTATCAACCTTATGATAAGAGATATGTGGTGTGGTCATAAAGGACCGTTAACACCTAGCATGAAAGAAaggaaagtataaaaatttaaaatgttAAAATGAAATGAACATGACCAAAGAATAAATTTTCATAATGATCTCGAATGATATAGTAGATGGCCAATGAAAACAAAGAAATTGTTAATAAAATATGTTCCGAGTAGCGGATGGTGCGAGAAAGTAAGTAAGAATGATGAGGGATTCTATTCCCCTATGAACGAAAGGCATGCATGATGTGGCCTATCGTGaccgatgttgatgatgatgtacAAGTGGAATGAAAATTATTGAAATATGTTTCTGAATGTATCAATGTAACTTGAGATGACATGGAAAGTATATGAAGTAATGAATGTAGAAAATGCTTAACGTAGATGACGTACGAAGGAAATAAAAACGATAACAAATGACACGGTAGGAAGGAATAAAAGCAATGATTACGGAAGTGGATGGTATAGTCCTAGAATGTAATGAAACGTAGGAATGATAATTACGATTAAGCTTAGAAAATATTGAACATGAAAGGATGATAGAATTTCGAGTGTAGTATGGTCCTAAAGATGAAAATTTtgtcaaacaaaaaaaaaatgttagtaGAATTAAAATTTTAAAGGAAGATATTTATGTGGTAAGCATGGATAGAGCCTTAAGAAAGGGTTGTAGACGGATGAAAGTTAGAGTCGCTAGGTGGGAAGGAAAATATGAAAGCAAATGGGGAGATGCTTTTTCTCCACCTAACTAAAGATAAGTATAAAGATAACAAGTAAGTGGCACAGATAGCCTGGCTGGTCAAGCATAATGTAGGACAaaaagaacacacacacacacacacacacacatatatatatatatataagtgatGCGTATGTGAAAGTATGTGAGATATGTTGCCGCTGGTTGTGGGAATATGAGTAGGGATATGTTGATAGTTAATCGTCGTAGACCTAAACGGGATATACGAGTAAGAGTAAAACATATGACAAATGTGGTAACATGTGATGGTGTAAGTAATTATATATACATAGAAAGATGTTGAGGTAATAAGATTATGATGAATAAAGTATGCTCCGAACACGTTGCGTATTAAGCATGTGATGATCGACTTATGAGGACTAAAATGAATAATGGGCTAAGACCTAGATGGATGATTTAAGCACCGATGAGGATATAGATTTTTGCAAGAAAAGGTAAAATGATAACAAGTATGTCTAAAATCAATAAGGAAGTACAAATGTGCGAATTAGTCCATACTGTAGGAACGGATTAACAAGCAACTAATAGTAATAGAGTTACTAAATGTTTGAGGcaagtatatgtatatgtatatatacacacacacacgcatACATTCATAGTCAATTTTTTTTTACGTCACAAGAGGGGGTGACTAGGAAGAATGATGATATTAATAATAAAGGAATTAAGTAGCAGGCTCATGGTGAGCATTATAGTTTCTAACGGCATAGTGAAAGAACAAGTATGGTTAGTAGCTTGGAAGGCAGAAGTAAATGAATTATAATGCTAGTAAATAAATTATAATCTTCATATCAATACATGAAATAATGGCAGCTCTAAAATTCTTGTTTATTGTAAAGTACGGTTATTAGATGTCTTGAAATGTCATGATGGAAAAATGGTAAGAGTCGGCCCGCATATCGGAAAATGGGTGGTAGAAAGGAAAGAAAAGTGAGGAACTGTTAAGAAAGCGGGGTGCACACTTAGTATGCCAAACTTAGAATAATTAGAAAGAACTTTATGGAAGATGTGAAAGGTTAACGGTTGAGGGGAATGTAAAATATGATGAATATTTGGATGGATATTTGAGTAAATCTTGCCCTCTGTCGAGTTCCCTATCGTGAGTGAGGATTTATTAGAAGATAAACCTCCAAAGAAATGTTCGAGATTAAAGTTGTTATACGCATGATTCTTGGTTCGTATTATAAAACAACCCTACATGGTAGAGTGTAATCTCAATTATCGAATGAATGGTTGTGCCAAATTTTATGTAACTCATACGTGAAATGGAGTGGCATATGTAATAAGCTTATAATCTCGTATGTAGTGGAACCTAGGTAAGTATATAGATAAGAATTAACCCTTTGAGGTACAACGTTAGGTAATTGTCTTAGTATTATAATTGCTAGAAGAAATGACGTATGTATGACAGCTATGGAATGTGATGACAAGTATTGCTAAGTATGGCACCTCGAGTGTAATATGAGTTACTCAAATGTAATATTGATTACACGATCATATTGATAGCGTGATTAAAGACTTATGTTGGCCCTTGTAACTTAGGGATAGACGGTAAAGAGGTTAGAGCAAGATAGTATGTACACGAATTTGGATAAACGTATACATTAAATTATGGTTAACCATGCAGTTATGATAGATCATCAGTGAAAGAAATATTGGTCTCGGGTAAAGATTATACGTAGGTACtgcaagaaaagtatgaaaaGAACTATCAAGCAAGTGACATGAAAGAAATTTTGCTTGATATTGGCCCTGGAAGGATGGGGAGTATGTAGAAGCTAAGTAGCTAGAAACTATTGAATGATGTTGATTTGTGATTTTATATGAATAAATAGGAATGAATAAGTATGAATATTATGATAATTATTTCCCCTAAGTAGATGTTAGAGGTATGCGGGAATGAATAATCTGACAGATAAGGTTTAACAAATCAGCTTGAACAATTGAACGATAATCATGAAATAATGTAATAGGATCGCTTTGATTCATACAAGATTGAATTACCAAATGTATTAGACAAGTTTAGAGTAGTAACGACCGATTCATCACGAGGGATGATCGAATGAAAGCATGTTATCGAAGTTCGAGGTATGTAATTACGGAGGGATTCAGATAAACTCGTCAGAATGTATATATTCAGGTTTcagggacgaaaccttctttaaggggggtagacttgtaacacccctaaTTTCAtatgttataaaataataatatgttTGCGACGCTTAAATAATAGAAAACGGTAAATATAGAATTGTACCGTAAGAAAATAATGGtaagtttaaaatatatatttataacctAAGTTAACCAAAGGAAAGATGACCAAGTTAGAATGTGAAGTAGGAAAGTGACATGTTTTAAAAAGAGAATGGGCTGAAAATGAAAATATGAAATAAGAATTTCATAAAACAAAAACTTGGTCAGTGTTTGGGGATGGGGGCGTacgatcgagagagagagagcagataAACCAAAACCCTAACAACATAAATCCATCAAATCGAAAGGGGAATTGAAGGCTAATTCAATGCATGAACCAGGAATGTTGATTACCTAAGTATTTCTAacatcaagtaagtcgaatttgGTGTTTTAGTGATGTTCGATTTAGTGGGTTTTGTGAAATCCGTGAATATAGTGTAAAATTAAGCATGAATGTCAGTTGTTATGAATATGTAGATGTTAATATATGTTTAATTTTGTCTATAATGATGATTTGGtgatgaagaaacagtgatctaattaaggtattaattagaggggtttatgttcctatcatagtggttaatcttctttgaggtatttgagctccgactggttaatcaacctgcaaaacagaacaccgttactcgttaagaggggaatgtgggggtttccctcttaaccgggctccggcgtgagaataagcgattgctttgagagtaattaagcagttaagagtaagagccgagagaatagagtgaataacctgaggaatgaaggtccctatttatagccggagaggtgtaagaggttgtgggctgatgggccttgggccagaaacggacaacaacgaatatgctctttgccttgctggcctcgactgcttagtggcttctagatgctcgtcggtgctggcgcaccttgattggagccacgtgtcattgttgtcggccttgttgtcccttctgtcatcagcagacaagtggagatcgtgggacagttgtccccgtctcttgattggtgccatgtaggcgtccttgtgtacttatcgtcagaagatcgtggcgcacgattgaacagagccgagagaatagagtgaataacctgaggaatgaaggtccctatttatagccggagaggtgtaagaggttgtgggctACAACTGGTGTGGCCTCCGCGCCTCAATCTGTTGTGATCCCTGCGATAGGGAAGACGAGCAGGCTGCGCTCGTTGTATCAATTTTCTCCTGGTATGTTCTTTTCTTCTCTTCTTTTCTAAAAAACTTCTTTGCTTATACTTGCCTTGTTTTGtagagatcaagaagaagacccctgaaaagGCGGTTACATTCGTTGAGGCGGGGGTAAAAAGGCCCAAGATAACCGTCAAGCCCACTGACGCTGCAGCTCAGGACGCCGCGAAGGCGGCTGAAGCGCAGCGAAAGGTGGAGCAGGCGCgtaagagagaagaagagaagaagattgcggaggagaagaagaagaaggaagtagaggagagagagaaaagagaggaggaggagaggaagaaaagagaggaggaggaggagaagaAAAAGGAGGAGGAAGATAGGAAGCGCAGGGCGGAGCAGGAGAGGCTGGCTGAGGTGGCTAAGAAGCAGGCCTTGGAGAAGGAGATGGCGGCGAAAAAGGCTATGGATCAGCCTTTGAAGTCTCAAGGTCCTGAGGTCACCAGGCCAGCCAGCACCGGCCCTGTTAACATTTCGAAAGGGTCCGGCCGCTACTCTTCTAGCGGCGCAAGCTCTGGTGGAGCTGGGGGTTATAACCCCACTGTGGTAGGGGCGAAAGATACCGTTGGAGATATCTACTACAAGACATATACTGAAGAAGAGCGCGGTGATGCCCTCCATCAAGCCCCCTGGAGCTTAAAACAGAAGGATACATTTGCTGAGTTTAGCGCTTCGCGTGAATGGTTTTTGAATTCCTTCCCCCCTGGTGAGGTTAATCGGCAAAGGGCAAAAACCCATGAGATGTTATATCGTACTTATATTCTTGGGGAGGCCAATGCCCGCTCTGCCAACCATCAGATCGTTCGCGAATGGCGGACGATGGTCAGAGAACGTGCCGATTGGGAGGGTTACCGCGAGCGTACTCTGAAGCGAATTGCGGAGTTTGAGAAGTCGAAAGCTGCGCTCGACGAAGAAAgagccaagtttgaggctgacaagaaggcggaggagtggggccgcgaggggctgcagaaaaaactccacaatgctgaggagcaactggccaaggagaaggccgagttcaaGCGTATATGCGCCCAAGACAACGAGCGTACTTATGCTCTACGACAGAAGATCGTTGGTCTTGAGGCTACAGTTGCGGACTTGACCTCAAAGGTGGAGGAAGCGCAGGGTGAAAAAactgccaagcagcagatggaggttagttcTACTGATTCTCGCTCTTCCTTTTTATTTACGAGATTTCTCTAAGTCAATTCTCAAGGTGTTTGTCAATTTTTAGGTTGAGCTGACTGAAGCCAAGGTGCAATTGTCTAACAAGGACAAGGATCTTCATGCCAAGGACGTTGAGATAGCGGAACTCAAACGTCGCTTGAATGAGCAAATCGACAGATGCGAGTCCTTGGAGATTGACCTTGAGGCTGAGAAGGTCAAGGCTGCTGATgctgaggaggcgcgtgctgtGAGTACTGCCGCGCTGAATGTGGCTCAAACCAACTACTCTGAGGCTCAAGGTATCGTCGATACACTTGTCTCAGAAGCGGAGTGGATGCGCACTCGTGGCGTAGTGATGGTAAGTGCCTTGTGCTTTTTTCTTAAGTTGATTTGAAGAGTTTTCTTTAATGCTTATCTTTTtgttgaaggttgccaactccatctTGAATGCGAACGAGCTAGATCGCGCTGTGGCGGCTCTGACAGATGCGGCGCGTGCGGTGGGTCACCGAGGAGGTTACCTGGAGTGTGCTGATCATGTTGAGCAAATGCTTGGGCAAGAATTTGACACAAGCCACTGCTCAGTAACAGATCGTGCCGACGCTGCGCTGGCAAGTGCTGAAAATTCCTATGACAACCTCTCCTTGCCTATCATGGAGTTAGTTGTCGAATCGTTAaagaaagacgactggtgccAGCGTCTTAAGGCAATCCTCGATCCACCAGTGACCGTCGAGGTGTCTGACGAAGAGCCTACTGGTGACGACGGTGATGATggcaatgatgatgatggtgaagacgacggagatgatggtgatgatggtcgCGAAGGATAGGATAGTTTGTTTAGTAGGTAGTGGATAGGCATTTGTGCCTTTGTAATTTCTTTGAAAAATCTTATGTATGATGCTGCGCGGTTGCGCAAGTTGTTAATGAAACACTTTGTTTTTTCCGTTGCAATTCTTGCATTGTTATAAAAACTTATGCTAAATTAGTTCGAATAAATGGAAGCGTTTTCTAAGTATAAGGTGGCCacccggtctcgcgctttgtttgcggaggaccttggaggtggTTTGAACCATCTCAaaatgctggagtgttttcgcgctaatcagaagtgtaacatgcatttgtaacgaaaaaacAATGTAATAGAACATGTCGTATGTTTTCATTCAATTCAGAATTGAAAAATGGCGCAAGGCCGAAAAGAttacatatagcatttgcgcaattgttgcgcattccaagttcttggtaagatgtggccatctaaggtgcgcaatttgtaggcccctttgcccaggacctcatgaatcagatatgggccttcccatttaggtgccaaTTTCCCTGGGCGTTCTGCATTTGACGCTTCGTTGTCGCGAAAGACGTACTCCCCTGgattgaaggtacaaatgcgaacccttgtgttgtagtacctttccagctggGTTTTGTATTTGGCCTCTCTGATTCTTGCGATTTCGCGTCGTTCTTCTAACAAGTCTAAGTCTAGACGCCTTTCCGCTTCATTGTCAACCGTGTTGACCGTGGTCATTCGCGGCGAGGGCAGGCCAATCTCCGCCGGGAttaccgcctctgagccatagaccaggctgaaaggggtctcgccggtactcgtctttggcatggtccgatgagcccataaaatgcttgggagctcatcgacccatccgcgccgccttgttcctaatctggcctttatcccttcgacgatgcatttgttcacactttccacttgtccgttgccttgtgggtgcgcaacggaggtgaaagtgtgttcaatgttcatctccttcatccagtTCTTAAGATCGTCtgaagcaaagttggtgccattgtctgtcacgatcttgagcgggaggccgaatctgcatatgatgtgctcccatatgaacttgcgcacaatcatagccgtggtggatgcaagggctttggcttctacccacttcgtgaagtagtcgacagctactatgatgaactttacggcgccgggggcatccgggaagggtcctaccatgtcaattccccattgttgaaagggccatgcggtagACACGGGGATAAGATCATTTTTAGGCCGCAGCGTTTTTGGAGCGTGCCTCTGGCAAGAGTCACACTTGCGGATCTCCTTCATTGCGTCAACATGCATAccaggccagtagtaaccggcgctcatgatctttGCGACAACCATCCTTGGTCCGGAGTGGATACCGCAAATCCCTTCGTGGATTTCCCTTATCAAATAATTCGCGtcctgggggtccacacagcgcagtagtggtcccaggaaggattttcggtacaGGATACCGCCGTTCATTTCGTACTGTAaggctttgttttggatctttTTTGCTTCCGCTTTGTTCTCGGGAAGCACCCCCTCTTGCAAGTATTGGATGATGGGGGTCATCCATGAAGTCTGCCCTGTTTCGATTACGTTAACTTGGCACAGTAAAACCGACGGgttcttgagtacctctatccttacatccttGGCGAGATGTTGAAAGGAAGTCGAGGCAAGCTTGCTCAAAGCATCGGCTGGCTTGTTTTCTGAGCGATTAATGTGTATAACTTTGTGGGATTTGAATTGCTGTAGCAATTCCTTCGCTTGTTCCAGATACAAGGCCATGACCTCTCCTTTCGCGTCATATATGCCGTTCACTTGACTCGCGATCAGGAGTGAGTCAACATGTGCGCGCAAGTTTtttgctcccatcttgatggcgaggcgtaagcctgctAGGAATGCTTCGTACTCAGCCTCGttgttggtatttttgaaatccaacctaatggcgtaagtaaactcgtgaTTCTCGGGGCTTACTAAGCGCAAAcctgctcccgcgccatcttcGTTTGATGCTCCGTCAGTGTAGAGCATCCATGTCTCCTCTGTTGTGTTTTCCTTGGGAGTCTCTATCATCTCACATTCCTTGATTTTATCagccggcacttctgtgatgaagtcggcgaggacctgccccttaatggctgggcgcggcctatacaagatgttatggccgcccagttcaatggcccattttgccaacctgcctgatgtctcaggcttctgaagtatagtgccaatgtggaagttggtaagcacagttatcacatggcctgtgaagtatcggcgcaatcttcgggaggcgtgtagtagcgcaagaaccagcttttccattgtggaatatcttgtttctgggtctgtGAGTACCCTGCTGATGTAATAGATCGGGGTTTGCACGCCATTCCTGTCTACCAAcaatactgaccctactgccttatccgaggaggacaagtacagCACAAGGGGCTCTTTTTCAAACGGTGCCGTCAGCGTAGGGAGTTCGATCAGacacgctttcatttgttgaaaagctgtttcggcttccggggtccatttgaactcttgcttctttacgcaattgcgcaacgtgctaatgaagggatacgactttgcggcgtgattggagagaaaacgatttagcgcggccagccggccggctagtcgttgcatttccttgatgtttcttggtgatggcattcg
This is a stretch of genomic DNA from Helianthus annuus cultivar XRQ/B chromosome 16, HanXRQr2.0-SUNRISE, whole genome shotgun sequence. It encodes these proteins:
- the LOC110919716 gene encoding uncharacterized protein LOC110919716 — translated: MAAKKAMDQPLKSQGPEVTRPASTGPVNISKGSGRYSSSGASSGGAGGYNPTVVGAKDTVGDIYYKTYTEEERGDALHQAPWSLKQKDTFAEFSASREWFLNSFPPGEVNRQRAKTHEMLYRTYILGEANARSANHQIVREWRTMVRERADWEGYRERTLKRIAEFEKSKAALDEERAKFEADKKAEEWGREGLQKKLHNAEEQLAKEKAEFKRICAQDNERTYALRQKIVGLEATVADLTSKVEEAQGEKTAKQQMEVELTEAKVQLSNKDKDLHAKDVEIAELKRRLNEQIDRCESLEIDLEAEKVKAADAEEARAVSTAALNVAQTNYSEAQGIVDTLVSEAEWMRTRGVVMVANSILNANELDRAVAALTDAARAVGHRGGYLECADHVEQMLGQEFDTSHCSVTDRADAALASAENSYDNLSLPIMELVVESLKKDDWCQRLKAILDPPVTVEVSDEEPTGDDGDDGNDDDGEDDGDDGDDGREG